One window of Triticum dicoccoides isolate Atlit2015 ecotype Zavitan chromosome 5A, WEW_v2.0, whole genome shotgun sequence genomic DNA carries:
- the LOC119298791 gene encoding CSC1-like protein RXW8, which translates to MKISALLTSAGINIGLCVLFLSLYSVLRKQPANVRVYFGRRISEEHSRLREAFILERFVPSTGWIVKALRYTEEELLAAAGLDAVAFNRMLVFSIRIFSLAALLCVFGILPLHYYGKNILHSRIPSEDLDIFTIGNVEVRSRWLWVHCLVLYIISGVACILLYLEYRHIARLRLLHLKRATPNPGQFTVLVRGIPKITKESCSSAVDDFFTKYHGSSYLFHQVVYKVGKVQKIMTGAKKACRKLKHFTDTTVDQSYKAITYRCCLCGASSNSFHLLPTDEVVPSRGKADLDDSSLNMDNEECAAAFVFFKTRYGALVASDVLQTSNPTKWVTDPAPEPNDVYWSNIWLPYKQLWIRRIATLLGSIVFMLLFLAPVTFINGLSQLDQLQKRLPFLNGILKQPHHMVQLITGYLPSVILQIFLYSVAPIMMLFSTLEGPVSHSERKRSACCKVLYFLIWNVFFVNVVSGTVLKQLDFFSSPKDIPVQLAKVIPGQASFFITYVLTSGWASLSSELMQLFGLIYNFIRKYVLRMKEDTEFVPSFPYHTEVPKVLLFGLLGFTCSVLAPLILPFLLVYFFLGYVVYRNQLLNVYRTRYDTGGLYWPIIHNTVIFSLVLTQIICLGVFGLKVSPVAAGFTIPLIIFTLLFNQYCRTRLLPLFSTFPAQNLIDMDREDELSGRMEHIHQRLHTAYCQFPDSEDIQLEEIRTVGNDEDVGGCSSGGSNGKGSPGEFNGKGSSDESNGKGSPGEFNGKGGSDESNGKETLQEQQQPRRDLSHPTLKGLPVSRLQNAVRCVTFLIRLQKRGLS; encoded by the exons ATGAAGATCAGCGCACTCCTGACCTCTGCGGGCATCAATATTGGGCTTTGCGTGCTCTTTCTGTCGCTCTATTCTGTTCTGAGGAAGCAGCCAGCCAATGTCAGGGTCTACTTCGGCCGGAGGATTTCCGAGGAGCATAGTCGGCTCCGAGAGGCTTTTATTTTGGAGAGGTTTGTTCCATCAACTGGCTGGATCGTCAAGGCCCTGCGGTATACCGAGGAAGAGCTCTTGGCAGCTGCTGGGCTGGATGCTGTCGCTTTCAATAGAATGCTTGTCTTCAG CATACGTATCTTTTCACTGGCTGCCCTTCTGTGTGTGTTTGGAATACTTCCATTGCACTATTATGGAAAAAATATACTACATAGTCGGATTCCTTCAGAAGATTTGGATATCTTCACAATTGGGAATGTGGAAGTGCGATCAAGATG GCTTTGGGTTCATTGTCTAGTTCTCTACATAATATCTGGAGTAGCTTGCATTCTCCTATATCTT GAGTATAGGCACATTGCTAGACTGAGGCTCCTTCACCTTAAGCGTGCAACACCCAATCCAGGCCAATTTACTGTGCTTGTTCGCGGAATACCAAAGATAACAAAAGAATCGTGCAGTAGTGCTGTTGATGATTTCTTCACCAAGTATCATGGATCAAGTTACCTATTCCACCAAGTTGTTTATAAAGTTGGGAAAGTTCAGAAGATAATG ACTGGTGCCAAGAAGGCATGTAGAAAGTTGAAACATTTCACGGACACCACTGTAGATCAGAGCTACAAAGCAATTACATACCGGTGTTGTCTTTGTGGTGCCTCTTCAAATTCTTTCCACTTGTTGCCCACTGACGAAGTTGTACCGAGCAGAGGAAAAGCTGACCTGGACGATTCTAGCTTGAACATGGATAATGAG GAATGTGCGGCTGcttttgtatttttcaaaactCGGTATGGAGCACTTGTTGCGTCAGACGTTCTTCAGACATCGAACCCTACGAAATGGGTTACTGATCCAGCTCCAGAACCAAATGATGTGTATTGGTCAAACATTTGGCTTCCCTATAAGCAGCTTTGGATTCGACGGATAGCGACGCTTCTTGGTTCTATTGTTTTTATGCTCTTATTTCTGGCACCAGTGACGTTTATAAATGGTCTATCTCAGCTTGATCAGTTGCAGAAGAGGCTTCCTTTCCTTAATGGGATATTGAAGCA GCCACACCACATGGTCCAACTAATAACTGGATACCTTCCGAGTGTCATACTGCAAATATTTCTGTACTCTGTTGCGCCAATAATGATGCTATTTTCAACACTAGAGGGGCCTGTATCTCACAGCGAAAGGAAGAGGAGTGCTTGCTGTAAAGTGCTGTACTTCTTGATTTGGAATGTATTCTTTGTTAATGTGGTATCTGGTACTGTCTTAAAACAATTGGATTTTTTTTCAAGCCCAAAGGACATTCCTGTCCAGCTCGCTAAGGTTATACCTGGGCAG GCTTCCTTCTTCATCACCTATGTTCTGACTTCAGGATGGGCCAGTTTATCATCTGAACTTATGCAACTCTTTGGTCTGATCTATAACTTCATAAGGAAGTATGTTCTGAGAATGAAAGAAGATACAGAGTTTGTCCCCTCGTTCCCCTATCACACTGAAGTACCAAAAGTATTGTTGTTTGGACTATTGGGATTCACATGCTCTGTACTGGCGCCCTTGATCTTACCTTTTCTGCTAGTCTACTTCTTCCTGGGTTATGTCGTATACCGCAATCag CTGCTCAATGTGTACCGCACGAGATATGACACCGGTGGTTTGTATTGGCCGATTATACACAACACAGTGATATTCTCTCTCGTGCTCACCCAGATCATCTGCCTCGGTGTATTTGGCCTGAAAGTATCACCAGTAGCTGCAGGCTTCACCATACCTCTCATCATCTTCACTCTTCTGTTCAATCAGTATTGCAGAACCCGGCTTCTTCCACTGTTCAGCACTTTCCCAGCACAG AATTTAATCGACATGGACAGGGAGGACGAGCTGTCAGGAAGAATGGAACATATTCACCAACGGCTCCATACCGCATATTGCCAGTTCCCTGATTCCGAAGATATACAACTGGAGGAGATTCGGACCGTCGGGAATGATGAGGACGTCGGAGGTTGTAGCTCAGGCGGGTCCAACGGCAAAGGTAGCCCGGGTGAGTTCAACGGCAAAGGTAGCTCGGATGAGTCCAACGGCAAAGGTAGCCCGGGGGAGTTCAATGGCAAAGGTGGCTCGGACGAGTCCAACGGCAAAGAGACCCTCCAGGAACAGCAGCAGCCCAGAAGGGATCTGTCTCACCCAACACTCAAAGGGCTCCCCGTTAGCCGTCTGCAGAATGCCGTGAGATGCGTCACTTTCCTCATTAGGCTGCAGAAAAGAGGCTTGTCATGA
- the LOC119298792 gene encoding CSC1-like protein RXW8 yields the protein MKISALMTSAGINIGICVLLWSLYSVLRKQPAFVRVYFGRRIAEENRLLREAFILERFVPSTGWIVKALQCTEEELLAAAGLDAVAFNRMLVFSIRIFSLAAILCLFGILPVHYFGRKMHRLEISSEQLHMFTVGNVEVQSRWLWVHSIVLYIISGVACFLLYVEYGHIARLRLLHLKRATLNPGQFTVLVRGIPKTANESCSSDVDDFFTKYHASSYLFHQVVYKAGKVQKIMTGAKKACGMSDPSTDTTLDQRCKAVTYPCCLCGASSDSFQLLPTDEVAKNIDKKECAAAFVFFKTRYGALVASEALQTSNPTKWVTDLAPEPDDVYWSNIWLPYKQLWIRRIATVLGSLVFLVLFVVPVAFIQGLSQLDQLQKKLPFLDGLLKKPYMSQIITGYLPSVILLLFLYTVSPIMILFSTMEGPTSHSERKKSACSKVLHFYIWNVFFVSLASGAVINQLNPYSSTKDIAVRLAHVIPEQTTFFITYVLTSGWASLSSELMQLFGLIYNFIIKYVLRMKEDIAFVPTFPYHTEIPKVMLFGLLGFSCSVLAPLILPFLLVYFFLGYVVYRNQLLNVYRMRYDSGGLYWPIVHNTVIFSLVLTQVICFGVFGLKESPVAAGFTIPPIFFILSFHQYCRTRFLPLFKTFPSQDLIDLDREDQRSGRMEHIHHGLRSAYRQFPDNEDIKLEQILTVGNDEDQDEGCSSGERNGEETCKEQEPRRDLCHSTLKGLPVSRLRDSVRSIALLWTAEKRSGDRALIN from the exons ATGAAGATCAGTGCGCTCATGACCTCTGCTGGCATCAATATTGGGATCTGCGTGCTCTTGTGGTCGCTCTATTCCGTTCTCAGAAAGCAGCCAGCATTTGTAAGGGTCTACTTCGGCCGGAGGATCGCCGAGGAGAATAGACTGCTCCGAGAGGCCTTCATCTTGGAGAGGTTTGTTCCATCCACTGGCTGGATCGTCAAGGCCCTGCAGTGTACCGAGGAAGAGCTATTGGCAGCTGCTGGGCTGGATGCTGTTGCTTTCAATAGAATGCTAGTATTCAG CATACGCATCTTTTCCCTAGCTGCCATCCTGTGTCTTTTTGGAATTCTTCCAGTGCATTATTTTGGACGAAAGATGCATCGCCTTGAGATTTCGTCAGAACAATTGCATATGTTCACAGTTGGTAATGTGGAAGTGCAATCAAGATG GCTTTGGGTTCATTCTATAGTCCTCTACATTATATCTGGAGTAGCTTGCTTTCTCCTATATGTT GAGTATGGGCACATTGCTAGGCTGAGGCTCCTTCACCTTAAACGTGCAACACTAAATCCAGGCCAATTTACCGTGCTTGTTCGCGGAATACCAAAGACAGCAAATGAATCATGCAGTAGTGATGTCGATGATTTCTTCACCAAGTATCATGCATCAAGTTACTTATTCCATCAAGTTGTTTACAAGGCTGGGAAAGTTCAGAAGATAATG ACTGGTGCAAAGAAGGCATGTGGAATGTCAGACCCTTCCACAGACACAACTCTAGATCAGAGGTGCAAGGCTGTTACATACCCGTGTTGTCTTTGTGGAGCCTCTTCGGATTCTTTCCAGTTGTTACCGACTGACGAAGTTGCAAAGAACATAGATAAGAAG GAATGTGCAGCTGcttttgtatttttcaaaactCGGTATGGAGCACTTGTTGCTTCAGAAGCACTTCAGACTTCAAACCCTACAAAGTGGGTTACTGATCTAGCTCCAGAACCAGATGATGTGTATTGGTCAAACATTTGGCTTCCTTATAAGCAGCTTTGGATTCGACGGATAGCTACTGTTCTAGGTTCTCTTGTTTTTCTGGTCTTATTTGTGGTACCAGTGGCATTTATACAAGGTCTATCCCAGCTTGATCAGTTGCAGAAGAAGCTCCCTTTCCTTGATGGGTTACTGAAGAA GCCATACATGAGCCAAATAATAACTGGATACCTTCCTAGCGTCATACTGCTACTATTCCTGTACACCGTTTCGCCAATAATGATACTGTTTTCGACAATGGAGGGGCCTACATCTCACAGTGAAAGGAAGAAGAGTGCTTGCTCTAAAGTGCTGCACTTCTACATTTGGAATGTGTTCTTTGTTAGTTTAGCATCTGGTGCTGTCATAAACCAATTGAACCCTTATTCGAGTACGAAGGACATCGCTGTCCGGCTAGCTCATGTCATACCTGAGCAG ACTACGTTCTTCATCACCTATGTTCTGACTTCAGGATGGGCCAGTTTATCATCTGAACTTATGCAACTCTTTGGTCTGATCTATAACTTTATAATAAAGTATGTCCTGAGAATGAAAGAAGATATCGCGTTTGTTCCCACATTTCCTTATCACACAGAAATACCAAAAGTTATGTTGTTTGGACTATTGGGCTTCTCGTGCTCTGTACTGGCACCCTTGATCTTACCTTTTCTGCTAGTCTACTTCTTCCTGGGTTATGTTGTATACCGCAATCAG CTGCTCAATGTTTACCGCATGAGATATGACAGTGGTGGTTTGTATTGGCCAATTGTACACAACACGGTGATATTCTCTCTAGTGCTCACCCAGGTCATCTGCTTCGGTGTATTTGGCCTAAAAGAATCACCAGTAGCTGCAGGCTTCACTATACCTCCTATCTTCTTTATTCTTTCGTTCCATCAGTATTGTAGAACCCGATTCCTTCCCCTGTTCAAAACTTTTCCGTCACAG GATTTAATCGACTTGGACAGGGAAGACCAAAGGTCAGGGAGAATGGAACATATTCACCACGGACTCCGTTCCGCATACCGCCAGTTCCCTGACAATGAAGATATAAAGCTGGAGCAAATCCTGACCGTCGGGAATGATGAGGACCAAGACGAAGGCTGTAGCTCGGGCGAGCGCAACGGAGAAGAAACCTGCAAGGAACAAGAGCCCAGAAGGGATCTGTGTCACTCAACTCTGAAAGGACTCCCTGTTAGCCGTCTGCGGGATTCCGTGAGATCCATCGCTTTGCTCTGGACTGCAGAAAAGAGGTCCGGTGATAGAGCATTGATTAACTAA